One genomic window of Corticium candelabrum chromosome 21, ooCorCand1.1, whole genome shotgun sequence includes the following:
- the LOC134196338 gene encoding uncharacterized protein LOC134196338 isoform X3 has product MQVISATRAKSHLLPQLLFAFLLVNVVAPEWNAAYNVWANNLQQCRDDRLSDGSSMPQINFSSQLIPSEQAVANWSFGLHEWLDVLNLTGPCLPENGTEKINHLKWLADAAAGGGRDAARNVVKATYAAYCLWAQILYSSGQGHLVVIPGYRENSTLLQDLDDAQTVMRNAFHLSLDRVECTEVNTGQCEGELDNSTLTTDDRNIGAICGNAVTENSEECDDGNHWDGDGCSSYCTIEGCPVSTTSTPTIPATPTEEQSKSSTEATATEATATEATATETATVNSSSSDAPTAMARRRRSMHSPDDGLHPNSTLPPAMPTSEATPAQPSFCAFNDCVVSSLRQGTVHLSNFALHANHTEIDPQTIRELSNGRALMAQVMTILRHHVMFPVAKLDSLKRNLARTALDVLENTYSIAVSLEDGAIWIRLTGVCCELVHCCDSEYKLTWRPVHNWFKCHVSIESSSVNLHALGTAIWECILSALGEMFQCDPEGWRCIQ; this is encoded by the exons ATGCAAGTCATCAG cgCAACTCGAGCTAAAAGTCATCTATTGCCTCAGCTGTTGTTTGCATTCCTTCTGGTCAATGTTGTTGCACCGGAATGGAATGCTGCCTACAACGTGTGGGCAAATAATCTACAGCAATGCCGAGATGACCGACTATCAGACGGTTCCTCCATGCCTCAGATCAATTTCTCTTCTCAACTGATTCCGTCAGAACAAGCGGTTGCTAACTGGTCATTTGGTTTACATGAATGGCTGGATGTTTTGAACTTGACTGGACCATGTCTCCCAGAGAACGGGACTGAAAAAATTAATCATTTGAAGTGGCTTGCGGATGCAGCTGCAGGTGGTGGCAGGGATGCTGCAAGAAACGTGGTCAAAGCCACCTATGCTGCATACTGTCTATGGGCTCAAATACTGTATTCATCTGGTCAGGGACATCTTGTTGTCATTCCAGGATACCGAGAGAACTCTACATTGCTGCAGGACTTGGATGACGCTCAGACTGTGATGAGGAACGCATTTCATTTGTCGTTAGACAGAGTAGAGTGTACAGAGGTGAATACCGGACAATGTGAAGGAGAGTTGGATAACTCAACGTTGACAACTGATGACAGAAATATTGGTGCAATATGCGGTAACGCTGTGACAGAAAACTCAGAGGAATGTGATGACGGCAATCATTGGGACGGTGATGGGTGCTCTTCGTACTGCACAATAGAAGGATGCCCTGTCTCAACAACTTCTACCCCAACCATTCCTGCAACCCCGACTGAAGAACAAAGTAAATCATCAACGGAAGCAACAGCAACCGAAGCAACAGCAACCGAAGcaacagcaactgaaacaGCAACGGTAAATTCGTCAAGCAGTGATGCTCCTACTGCAATGGCACGACGGCGTCGATCCATGCATTCACCTGATGATGGTTTACATCCCAATTCGACGTTGCCGCCGGCTATGCCTACCTCTGAAGCAACTCCAGCGCAACCGTCATTTTGTGCGTTTAATGACTGTGTAGTGAGTTCACTGAGACAAGGAACAGTACATTTGTCTAACTTTGCTTTGCATGCTAACCACACTGAGATAGATccacaaacaatcagagaaCTTAGTAACGGCCGGGCTCTTATGGCACAAGTGATGACAATCCTGCGTCATCATGTGATGTTTCCAGTGGCCAAATTAGACTCCCTCAAGAGAAATCTGGCTAGAACCGCCCTAGATGTACTGGAAAACACCTACTCTATTGCCGTAAGCTTAGAAGATGGTGCCATATGGATCAGACTGACGGGTGTATGTTGTGAACTTGTACATTGCTGCGATTCCGAGTATAAATTAACTTGGCGTCCAGTACACAACTGGTTCAAGTGTCATGTTTCAATTGAGAGCTCTTCTGTTAACCTTCATGCCCTTGGTACCGCCATATGGGAGTGCATCCTGTCTGCTCTAGGAGAGATGTTCCAGTGCGACCCTGAAGGATGGAGATGCATACAGTAA
- the LOC134196338 gene encoding uncharacterized protein LOC134196338 isoform X2, whose protein sequence is MQVISRNEQNETMQIISATRAKSHLLPQLLFAFLLVNVVAPEWNAAYNVWANNLQQCRDDRLSDGSSMPQINFSSQLIPSEQAVANWSFGLHEWLDVLNLTGPCLPENGTEKINHLKWLADAAAGGGRDAARNVVKATYAAYCLWAQILYSSGQGHLVVIPGYRENSTLLQDLDDAQTVMRNAFHLSLDRVECTEVNTGQCEGELDNSTLTTDDRNIGAICGNAVTENSEECDDGNHWDGDGCSSYCTIEGCPVSTTSTPTIPATPTEEQSKSSTEATATEATATEATATETATVNSSSSDAPTAMARRRRSMHSPDDGLHPNSTLPPAMPTSEATPAQPSFCAFNDCVVSSLRQGTVHLSNFALHANHTEIDPQTIRELSNGRALMAQVMTILRHHVMFPVAKLDSLKRNLARTALDVLENTYSIAVSLEDGAIWIRLTGVCCELVHCCDSEYKLTWRPVHNWFKCHVSIESSSVNLHALGTAIWECILSALGEMFQCDPEGWRCIQ, encoded by the exons ATGCAAGTCATCAG CCGGAACGAACAAAACGAGACGATGCAAATCATCAG cgCAACTCGAGCTAAAAGTCATCTATTGCCTCAGCTGTTGTTTGCATTCCTTCTGGTCAATGTTGTTGCACCGGAATGGAATGCTGCCTACAACGTGTGGGCAAATAATCTACAGCAATGCCGAGATGACCGACTATCAGACGGTTCCTCCATGCCTCAGATCAATTTCTCTTCTCAACTGATTCCGTCAGAACAAGCGGTTGCTAACTGGTCATTTGGTTTACATGAATGGCTGGATGTTTTGAACTTGACTGGACCATGTCTCCCAGAGAACGGGACTGAAAAAATTAATCATTTGAAGTGGCTTGCGGATGCAGCTGCAGGTGGTGGCAGGGATGCTGCAAGAAACGTGGTCAAAGCCACCTATGCTGCATACTGTCTATGGGCTCAAATACTGTATTCATCTGGTCAGGGACATCTTGTTGTCATTCCAGGATACCGAGAGAACTCTACATTGCTGCAGGACTTGGATGACGCTCAGACTGTGATGAGGAACGCATTTCATTTGTCGTTAGACAGAGTAGAGTGTACAGAGGTGAATACCGGACAATGTGAAGGAGAGTTGGATAACTCAACGTTGACAACTGATGACAGAAATATTGGTGCAATATGCGGTAACGCTGTGACAGAAAACTCAGAGGAATGTGATGACGGCAATCATTGGGACGGTGATGGGTGCTCTTCGTACTGCACAATAGAAGGATGCCCTGTCTCAACAACTTCTACCCCAACCATTCCTGCAACCCCGACTGAAGAACAAAGTAAATCATCAACGGAAGCAACAGCAACCGAAGCAACAGCAACCGAAGcaacagcaactgaaacaGCAACGGTAAATTCGTCAAGCAGTGATGCTCCTACTGCAATGGCACGACGGCGTCGATCCATGCATTCACCTGATGATGGTTTACATCCCAATTCGACGTTGCCGCCGGCTATGCCTACCTCTGAAGCAACTCCAGCGCAACCGTCATTTTGTGCGTTTAATGACTGTGTAGTGAGTTCACTGAGACAAGGAACAGTACATTTGTCTAACTTTGCTTTGCATGCTAACCACACTGAGATAGATccacaaacaatcagagaaCTTAGTAACGGCCGGGCTCTTATGGCACAAGTGATGACAATCCTGCGTCATCATGTGATGTTTCCAGTGGCCAAATTAGACTCCCTCAAGAGAAATCTGGCTAGAACCGCCCTAGATGTACTGGAAAACACCTACTCTATTGCCGTAAGCTTAGAAGATGGTGCCATATGGATCAGACTGACGGGTGTATGTTGTGAACTTGTACATTGCTGCGATTCCGAGTATAAATTAACTTGGCGTCCAGTACACAACTGGTTCAAGTGTCATGTTTCAATTGAGAGCTCTTCTGTTAACCTTCATGCCCTTGGTACCGCCATATGGGAGTGCATCCTGTCTGCTCTAGGAGAGATGTTCCAGTGCGACCCTGAAGGATGGAGATGCATACAGTAA
- the LOC134196338 gene encoding uncharacterized protein LOC134196338 isoform X1, which produces MHLTPRAGRGHSLRLSLSHCFSRNEQNETMQIISATRAKSHLLPQLLFAFLLVNVVAPEWNAAYNVWANNLQQCRDDRLSDGSSMPQINFSSQLIPSEQAVANWSFGLHEWLDVLNLTGPCLPENGTEKINHLKWLADAAAGGGRDAARNVVKATYAAYCLWAQILYSSGQGHLVVIPGYRENSTLLQDLDDAQTVMRNAFHLSLDRVECTEVNTGQCEGELDNSTLTTDDRNIGAICGNAVTENSEECDDGNHWDGDGCSSYCTIEGCPVSTTSTPTIPATPTEEQSKSSTEATATEATATEATATETATVNSSSSDAPTAMARRRRSMHSPDDGLHPNSTLPPAMPTSEATPAQPSFCAFNDCVVSSLRQGTVHLSNFALHANHTEIDPQTIRELSNGRALMAQVMTILRHHVMFPVAKLDSLKRNLARTALDVLENTYSIAVSLEDGAIWIRLTGVCCELVHCCDSEYKLTWRPVHNWFKCHVSIESSSVNLHALGTAIWECILSALGEMFQCDPEGWRCIQ; this is translated from the exons ATGCATTTGACACCGCGTGCTGGTCGGGGTCATTCACTTAGGCTCTCGTTGTCGCATTGTTTCAGCCGGAACGAACAAAACGAGACGATGCAAATCATCAG cgCAACTCGAGCTAAAAGTCATCTATTGCCTCAGCTGTTGTTTGCATTCCTTCTGGTCAATGTTGTTGCACCGGAATGGAATGCTGCCTACAACGTGTGGGCAAATAATCTACAGCAATGCCGAGATGACCGACTATCAGACGGTTCCTCCATGCCTCAGATCAATTTCTCTTCTCAACTGATTCCGTCAGAACAAGCGGTTGCTAACTGGTCATTTGGTTTACATGAATGGCTGGATGTTTTGAACTTGACTGGACCATGTCTCCCAGAGAACGGGACTGAAAAAATTAATCATTTGAAGTGGCTTGCGGATGCAGCTGCAGGTGGTGGCAGGGATGCTGCAAGAAACGTGGTCAAAGCCACCTATGCTGCATACTGTCTATGGGCTCAAATACTGTATTCATCTGGTCAGGGACATCTTGTTGTCATTCCAGGATACCGAGAGAACTCTACATTGCTGCAGGACTTGGATGACGCTCAGACTGTGATGAGGAACGCATTTCATTTGTCGTTAGACAGAGTAGAGTGTACAGAGGTGAATACCGGACAATGTGAAGGAGAGTTGGATAACTCAACGTTGACAACTGATGACAGAAATATTGGTGCAATATGCGGTAACGCTGTGACAGAAAACTCAGAGGAATGTGATGACGGCAATCATTGGGACGGTGATGGGTGCTCTTCGTACTGCACAATAGAAGGATGCCCTGTCTCAACAACTTCTACCCCAACCATTCCTGCAACCCCGACTGAAGAACAAAGTAAATCATCAACGGAAGCAACAGCAACCGAAGCAACAGCAACCGAAGcaacagcaactgaaacaGCAACGGTAAATTCGTCAAGCAGTGATGCTCCTACTGCAATGGCACGACGGCGTCGATCCATGCATTCACCTGATGATGGTTTACATCCCAATTCGACGTTGCCGCCGGCTATGCCTACCTCTGAAGCAACTCCAGCGCAACCGTCATTTTGTGCGTTTAATGACTGTGTAGTGAGTTCACTGAGACAAGGAACAGTACATTTGTCTAACTTTGCTTTGCATGCTAACCACACTGAGATAGATccacaaacaatcagagaaCTTAGTAACGGCCGGGCTCTTATGGCACAAGTGATGACAATCCTGCGTCATCATGTGATGTTTCCAGTGGCCAAATTAGACTCCCTCAAGAGAAATCTGGCTAGAACCGCCCTAGATGTACTGGAAAACACCTACTCTATTGCCGTAAGCTTAGAAGATGGTGCCATATGGATCAGACTGACGGGTGTATGTTGTGAACTTGTACATTGCTGCGATTCCGAGTATAAATTAACTTGGCGTCCAGTACACAACTGGTTCAAGTGTCATGTTTCAATTGAGAGCTCTTCTGTTAACCTTCATGCCCTTGGTACCGCCATATGGGAGTGCATCCTGTCTGCTCTAGGAGAGATGTTCCAGTGCGACCCTGAAGGATGGAGATGCATACAGTAA